From Pseudothermotoga thermarum DSM 5069, a single genomic window includes:
- a CDS encoding 3-oxoacyl-ACP synthase, giving the protein MRDHVGILSIGTYLPSRFLTAKELAEQTGIPEQVIVEKMGIKKKYIPGPNDTTSFMGIMAAREAIKRAEIDPKEIDVVIWNGAQHKDYPCWLASTKVAYEIGATKAWTFDMEAMCGSMIVGLQVARSLMLSEKDINTVILVSGYRNVDLVNAKNKATSFMFDIGTSGSAAIIRKNLGKNVILGISNIVDGSFAEDCIIPVGGTKKWPMVPEDLENYFFQIKDPESFKERLSSVTLKNFYFVIDDALRKSNLSRKDIDYLAILHFKRSAHYEVLKELGLDESKTTYLEEYGHMGQNDQIFSIEEGLKSGKIKEGSVVVLVGAGVGWTWNAAVVRWGKAVEPTCW; this is encoded by the coding sequence ATGAGGGATCACGTTGGGATATTATCAATAGGTACTTATCTTCCTTCGAGATTTCTAACTGCAAAGGAACTGGCTGAGCAAACAGGCATTCCTGAGCAAGTTATCGTGGAGAAGATGGGGATCAAGAAAAAATATATCCCTGGTCCAAATGACACAACTAGTTTCATGGGTATAATGGCGGCAAGAGAAGCCATAAAAAGGGCAGAAATCGATCCAAAGGAAATCGATGTTGTTATATGGAATGGTGCACAACACAAAGATTACCCTTGCTGGCTTGCTTCAACAAAAGTTGCTTACGAAATTGGTGCGACAAAAGCCTGGACTTTCGACATGGAAGCCATGTGTGGTTCAATGATTGTCGGGCTTCAAGTTGCGCGTTCGTTGATGCTTTCTGAAAAGGATATCAACACCGTGATACTTGTCAGTGGTTATAGAAACGTGGATTTGGTGAACGCTAAGAATAAAGCCACATCATTCATGTTTGACATAGGAACAAGCGGCTCTGCGGCGATAATCAGAAAAAACCTTGGCAAAAATGTGATCTTGGGAATCTCGAATATAGTGGATGGATCTTTTGCGGAAGATTGCATAATACCAGTCGGAGGGACAAAAAAGTGGCCGATGGTTCCAGAAGATCTTGAAAATTATTTCTTCCAGATAAAGGATCCAGAAAGTTTCAAAGAAAGACTTTCCAGTGTCACTTTAAAGAATTTCTACTTTGTGATTGACGATGCCCTTAGAAAAAGCAATTTGAGCAGGAAAGATATCGATTATCTTGCAATACTTCACTTCAAGCGTTCCGCACACTACGAAGTTCTCAAAGAACTTGGGTTGGATGAATCAAAGACTACTTATCTTGAAGAATACGGTCACATGGGCCAAAACGACCAAATATTCTCAATAGAAGAGGGATTGAAAAGCGGAAAAATCAAGGAAGGATCTGTTGTAGTTTTGGTAGGAGCAGGTGTGGGCTGGACGTGGAATGCAGCCGTTGTAAGATGGGGAAAAGCCGTTGAACCAACTTGTTGGTAA
- a CDS encoding acetyl-CoA hydrolase/transferase family protein yields the protein MDYKDLYKSKLTDIDSILKLVHSNSTVVVGMTPCEPKLFLRNLHKVADQVENVTVFTCLNTEPYPFYLDEKYSKAFTNASWYFGPSNREAVKSGYGTVSYVPNNLHQAGTNLLESRSVDLFVGVASPMDKNGFLTLSVSVVYEKDVVEKAKKIVLEVNPKAPRTHGDTQIHIKDVDYIVEVDYDLPEVELIEPTEVEAKIAQHISELVEDGSTLQLGIGGIPNAVAKFLMNKHDIGIHTEMFTESMIDLFEAGVITNKKKSLWPGKFVCAFAFGTKRMYSFVDDNPAVFFLRGRYVNDPYVIAQNEKMVSINTALMVDLTGNVCSEALGTNHYSGTGGQLDTHRGAVKSKGGKGIIALRSTAKGGTVSTIVPLLPLGSPVTVPRQEIDYVVTEYGVAWLRGKTVRERAEALISIAHPDFRSWLMEEARKLGLII from the coding sequence ATGGATTACAAGGACCTTTATAAATCCAAACTAACCGATATTGACTCGATTTTAAAGTTGGTACATTCCAACAGCACCGTTGTGGTAGGTATGACACCTTGTGAGCCTAAGCTTTTTCTTAGAAATCTTCACAAGGTAGCGGATCAAGTTGAAAACGTTACTGTATTCACCTGTTTGAACACAGAGCCTTATCCATTCTATCTAGACGAAAAATATTCAAAAGCTTTTACAAATGCCTCTTGGTATTTTGGCCCTTCCAACAGAGAAGCAGTCAAATCAGGTTATGGAACGGTCAGCTATGTTCCAAACAATTTGCACCAGGCTGGAACGAATTTGCTCGAAAGCCGCTCGGTTGATTTGTTTGTTGGAGTTGCTTCACCCATGGATAAAAATGGCTTTTTAACGTTATCAGTATCTGTTGTTTACGAGAAGGACGTTGTCGAAAAAGCGAAAAAGATTGTTCTTGAGGTAAACCCAAAGGCACCGAGAACTCATGGAGATACTCAGATACACATAAAAGATGTTGATTACATAGTAGAAGTTGATTACGATCTTCCAGAAGTCGAATTGATTGAACCTACAGAGGTTGAAGCAAAAATAGCTCAGCATATAAGTGAACTTGTGGAAGATGGTTCAACTTTGCAGCTTGGTATCGGTGGAATACCAAACGCTGTGGCAAAGTTTTTGATGAACAAACACGATATAGGTATTCACACAGAGATGTTCACCGAATCGATGATAGATCTATTCGAAGCTGGTGTGATAACGAACAAAAAGAAGTCTTTGTGGCCTGGAAAGTTTGTCTGTGCTTTCGCATTTGGAACCAAGAGAATGTACAGTTTTGTAGATGATAATCCTGCTGTTTTTTTCCTAAGAGGAAGGTATGTCAACGATCCTTACGTTATAGCTCAAAATGAGAAGATGGTGAGTATAAACACCGCTTTGATGGTCGATTTAACTGGAAACGTCTGCTCGGAAGCTCTTGGAACCAATCATTACAGCGGTACAGGTGGACAACTTGATACTCACCGTGGGGCGGTGAAAAGCAAGGGTGGAAAAGGCATAATAGCACTAAGATCAACTGCAAAGGGTGGAACAGTTTCGACAATCGTGCCACTTCTTCCACTTGGTTCACCGGTAACTGTTCCAAGACAGGAGATTGACTACGTTGTTACCGAATACGGTGTGGCTTGGCTTAGGGGAAAAACTGTGCGAGAAAGAGCCGAAGCGCTTATATCAATTGCGCATCCAGATTTTAGGTCGTGGTTGATGGAGGAGGCCAGAAAGCTGGGATTAATTATTTAA
- the fabG gene encoding 3-oxoacyl-[acyl-carrier-protein] reductase: MRLEGKVCIITGAASGIGKAASLLFAKEGAVVCACDVSKEALENLVQEASGLAGKVDPYVLDVTNREQVSKVVEEIVNKYGKIDVLVNNAGITRDALLLKMTEEEWDAVINVNLKGVFNMTQAVAPHMIKAGKGSIINTSSVVGIYGNIGQTNYAATKAGVIGMTKTWAKELARKGAQIRVNAVAPGFIKTPMTEKVPEKIIEAVLARTPLARMGTPEEVAYVYLFLASDESSYVTGQVIGVDGGLVI, translated from the coding sequence ATGAGGCTAGAAGGAAAAGTTTGTATCATCACAGGAGCGGCAAGTGGGATTGGTAAGGCGGCGTCACTTTTGTTTGCAAAAGAAGGTGCGGTGGTCTGTGCTTGCGATGTTTCGAAAGAAGCACTCGAAAATTTAGTTCAAGAGGCAAGTGGACTTGCCGGAAAGGTTGATCCATACGTTCTAGATGTCACAAACCGCGAACAAGTTTCCAAAGTCGTTGAGGAAATAGTCAACAAGTATGGAAAAATCGACGTTCTTGTCAACAACGCTGGTATAACAAGGGACGCTCTGCTTTTGAAAATGACCGAAGAAGAGTGGGATGCAGTTATAAACGTCAATTTGAAAGGAGTTTTCAACATGACACAAGCAGTCGCACCCCACATGATCAAAGCCGGCAAAGGTTCAATAATAAACACATCTTCCGTCGTTGGTATATACGGCAACATAGGACAGACAAATTATGCTGCCACGAAAGCCGGTGTGATTGGAATGACAAAAACATGGGCGAAGGAACTTGCAAGAAAAGGAGCGCAAATAAGGGTTAACGCAGTTGCACCTGGTTTTATAAAAACACCAATGACCGAAAAGGTTCCAGAGAAAATCATCGAAGCCGTTTTGGCTAGAACACCACTTGCAAGGATGGGTACACCGGAAGAAGTTGCTTACGTTTACCTTTTCTTGGCAAGTGATGAATCATCTTACGTGACTGGTCAAGTCATAGGTGTGGACGGAGGACTTGTGATTTAA
- a CDS encoding acetyl-CoA C-acetyltransferase, which translates to MRKVYIVGAKRTAIGTFGGSLKDVPAVQLGVVAAKAAMEQAGIKPEMVDETIVGCILTAGQGMGPGRQVSIYSGIPVEKPAYTVNMLCGSGMKALMIGAIDIMVGEAEIVLAGGIENMSMAPYLLPRARFGYRLGNGEIIDHMVFDGLTDAFNMYHMGITAENLAEMYKITREEQDLFAYKSQMKAKKAIETGRFKDEIVAVVIKDKKGDKVFDTDEHPRFDTTLEALAKLKPVFKPDGTITAGNASGINDGASMTVLASEDAVKKYGLKPLAEVISFAQHGVDPKIMGIGPVGAIRKALEKAKLNLKEDIALVELNEAFAAQSLAVLKELKKEHGIDDDWIEERVNVNGGAIALGHPIGASGNRIIVTLLYEMKKRQVEFGLASLCIGGGMGTAVIIRNVE; encoded by the coding sequence ATGAGAAAAGTTTACATAGTTGGTGCCAAAAGAACAGCGATAGGCACTTTTGGTGGTTCTTTGAAAGACGTACCAGCTGTTCAACTTGGTGTGGTGGCGGCCAAGGCGGCGATGGAACAAGCTGGTATAAAACCTGAGATGGTGGATGAAACGATTGTAGGTTGTATTCTTACAGCTGGACAAGGAATGGGACCTGGAAGGCAAGTTTCGATTTACTCAGGCATACCAGTTGAAAAACCAGCTTACACTGTGAACATGCTCTGTGGCTCTGGCATGAAAGCGCTCATGATCGGTGCCATAGATATCATGGTTGGAGAAGCTGAAATCGTACTTGCAGGTGGAATTGAAAACATGTCTATGGCCCCGTATTTGCTGCCAAGAGCAAGGTTTGGATACAGGCTTGGAAATGGAGAGATCATCGACCACATGGTTTTTGATGGCTTAACAGATGCTTTCAACATGTACCACATGGGGATTACAGCCGAAAACCTTGCAGAAATGTACAAAATAACCAGAGAGGAGCAAGATCTGTTTGCTTACAAAAGCCAAATGAAAGCCAAGAAGGCTATTGAAACAGGTAGGTTCAAAGACGAAATAGTTGCAGTGGTGATAAAAGACAAAAAAGGCGACAAAGTTTTCGATACCGATGAACATCCAAGGTTTGACACAACATTGGAAGCCTTAGCCAAGCTCAAACCTGTTTTTAAACCAGATGGGACAATAACTGCTGGCAACGCGTCTGGGATAAACGACGGTGCTTCGATGACCGTTTTGGCAAGTGAGGATGCTGTGAAAAAGTATGGGTTAAAACCGCTTGCAGAAGTGATTTCCTTTGCGCAACACGGAGTAGATCCAAAGATAATGGGTATAGGGCCTGTTGGAGCTATAAGAAAAGCTTTGGAAAAGGCGAAATTGAATCTTAAAGAAGATATAGCATTAGTTGAGCTGAACGAAGCTTTTGCTGCGCAAAGTTTAGCAGTTTTGAAGGAGTTGAAGAAGGAGCATGGTATCGATGACGATTGGATAGAGGAACGAGTGAATGTGAATGGTGGGGCGATCGCTTTAGGACATCCGATAGGAGCAAGTGGAAATAGAATAATAGTCACTCTTTTGTACGAAATGAAAAAAAGACAAGTTGAATTTGGTTTGGCAAGCTTGTGCATAGGCGGTGGTATGGGTACTGCGGTGATAATAAGAAATGTTGAATAA
- a CDS encoding ABC transporter substrate-binding protein: protein MKRFAVLALALIVALVFAEVGVYPDKIVVGTFQALSGPYAIIGQEMSKGMQAYFNWVNKNGGVYGRKIELIIADDQLNPAKTVVEVKRLVESDKVFAIVGGLGTYGCLAVMDYLEQNKVPFVYQGAGTSLLVVPPKRYIFGVQPDYTLEGQLIAKFLVENLGKKRIAILYMSNDVGEEGRAAVKLRLEKYNMKPVLEIGYNPAETDYSALAVRVLGANPDAIVIYGFITDTIRWIKTLRDYGVKSDIVSTYANADPSFITLGGKYVEGVYLTGWVPLATPDRPEFFRDYQRAVAIYQETFPDAVMSSYAVAGFIAAEVFVEGLLRAGPDLTREKLVEALETFKNWNGILAKDITWGPGQRRGKTTMYFMRIENGMFVAKTDLIGLE, encoded by the coding sequence ATGAAGAGGTTTGCTGTGTTGGCTCTTGCTCTCATTGTTGCCTTGGTGTTTGCAGAAGTTGGAGTTTATCCAGACAAAATAGTTGTTGGAACCTTTCAGGCTCTTTCTGGTCCTTACGCAATAATAGGGCAAGAAATGTCAAAGGGAATGCAGGCTTATTTCAACTGGGTAAACAAAAACGGCGGTGTTTATGGTCGAAAAATTGAGCTCATAATTGCAGATGATCAACTCAATCCCGCAAAAACAGTTGTAGAGGTCAAAAGACTTGTTGAATCCGACAAGGTTTTCGCAATAGTTGGCGGACTTGGAACATATGGCTGTCTGGCTGTAATGGATTATCTGGAGCAAAACAAAGTACCGTTTGTTTACCAAGGTGCTGGAACCAGTCTTTTGGTCGTCCCACCGAAAAGGTACATCTTCGGCGTTCAACCAGATTACACACTCGAAGGACAACTTATAGCAAAATTCTTGGTTGAAAATCTTGGAAAAAAGAGAATAGCAATTCTTTACATGTCCAACGACGTTGGTGAGGAAGGTAGAGCCGCTGTAAAACTCAGACTTGAAAAGTACAATATGAAACCCGTTCTCGAGATAGGTTATAACCCTGCTGAGACAGATTACAGTGCCTTGGCTGTGAGAGTTCTTGGCGCAAATCCAGATGCAATAGTTATATACGGCTTTATAACCGACACAATCAGATGGATTAAAACACTTAGAGACTACGGCGTGAAAAGCGATATAGTCTCAACCTATGCCAACGCCGATCCTAGCTTCATCACACTTGGTGGAAAATACGTTGAAGGCGTTTATCTGACAGGTTGGGTTCCACTTGCAACCCCAGATCGTCCGGAATTCTTCAGAGACTACCAAAGAGCTGTTGCTATATACCAAGAGACCTTCCCAGATGCAGTGATGTCTTCTTATGCTGTGGCTGGCTTTATAGCAGCTGAGGTTTTCGTAGAAGGTTTGCTCAGGGCAGGTCCAGATCTTACAAGAGAAAAACTTGTCGAAGCTTTGGAAACCTTTAAAAACTGGAATGGAATTTTGGCAAAAGACATAACCTGGGGACCTGGTCAAAGACGTGGAAAAACAACCATGTACTTCATGAGAATTGAAAACGGTATGTTTGTCGCAAAGACGGATTTGATAGGACTCGAATAA
- a CDS encoding ABC transporter ATP-binding protein, whose protein sequence is MLEIKNLTVKFGGLTAVDNLSMEVKKGTIHSLIGPNGAGKTTVFNAITGVVKPFSGQILLDGQDLTKLSPHKIVEHKVSRTFQNVVVFKYMSVLENLYIGYHSKLHIGILDEVLSTKRMHLKTGEMYFKALKIADLLGLKSRLLSYAGSIPFFHQKLVEIGRALMSDPKILLLDEPAAGLTDTETEIMIQLIKAIRDELGITILLVEHDMRVVMNISDVVTVMDFGRKIAEGKPEEVKNDPAVIRAYLGEMESA, encoded by the coding sequence TTGCTTGAGATAAAAAACCTCACAGTAAAGTTTGGTGGTTTAACTGCTGTTGACAACTTATCGATGGAAGTTAAAAAAGGTACGATTCATTCTTTGATCGGTCCAAACGGTGCCGGCAAGACCACTGTTTTCAACGCCATAACAGGTGTTGTCAAACCGTTTTCTGGACAAATTTTGCTCGATGGACAAGATCTGACGAAGTTAAGTCCACACAAGATAGTAGAGCATAAGGTTAGTAGAACTTTTCAAAACGTTGTGGTTTTCAAGTACATGTCGGTCTTGGAAAATCTCTACATAGGATATCATTCCAAATTACATATCGGAATTCTAGACGAGGTGCTTTCGACGAAGCGAATGCATTTGAAAACCGGCGAGATGTATTTCAAAGCCTTGAAAATAGCAGATCTTCTTGGGCTTAAAAGTAGGCTTTTGAGTTATGCGGGATCCATACCTTTTTTCCACCAAAAACTGGTTGAAATTGGAAGAGCTTTGATGAGCGATCCAAAAATTCTTCTTCTCGACGAGCCAGCGGCAGGATTAACAGACACTGAGACAGAAATTATGATTCAACTTATAAAAGCGATCAGAGATGAGCTTGGAATAACAATTTTACTTGTAGAACACGACATGAGAGTTGTTATGAACATATCCGACGTTGTCACTGTGATGGATTTTGGAAGAAAAATAGCCGAAGGAAAGCCAGAAGAAGTGAAAAATGATCCTGCCGTTATAAGGGCTTATTTGGGAGAGATGGAAAGTGCTTGA
- a CDS encoding ABC transporter ATP-binding protein, whose protein sequence is MLEVRNITVQYGPVVAVKDVSMVVRPSSITVLLGANGAGKTSTLMAIAGLNRVSSGQIIFDGERIDKLPAYEIVKRGLVLCPESKLVFHKMTVMENLKVGAYTRKDDVSEELDFVFQLFPRLKERAKQLAGTLSGGERQMLVIARSLMAKPKCILFDEPSMGLAPNLVAEIMKVIQKIKETGKTILLVEQNAYSALKIADYAYIMKNGRIVFEGYPKDLLKDKTIVEKYLGG, encoded by the coding sequence GTGCTTGAAGTGCGAAATATTACGGTTCAGTATGGTCCGGTTGTTGCCGTTAAAGATGTTTCAATGGTGGTAAGGCCTTCAAGTATAACTGTTCTTTTGGGTGCAAACGGGGCCGGAAAAACGTCAACGCTGATGGCCATAGCAGGTTTAAACAGAGTTTCCTCAGGACAGATAATTTTTGACGGTGAAAGAATAGACAAGCTTCCCGCTTACGAAATTGTGAAAAGAGGTTTGGTGCTTTGTCCAGAAAGCAAACTTGTTTTTCACAAAATGACCGTCATGGAGAATTTGAAGGTAGGTGCATACACAAGGAAAGACGATGTTTCCGAGGAACTCGATTTTGTTTTCCAGCTCTTCCCAAGATTAAAAGAACGTGCAAAGCAATTGGCTGGAACGCTTTCTGGTGGAGAAAGGCAAATGCTTGTGATAGCTCGATCGTTAATGGCAAAACCAAAGTGTATCCTTTTTGACGAACCATCTATGGGATTGGCTCCAAACTTGGTCGCGGAGATCATGAAGGTCATACAAAAAATAAAAGAAACTGGGAAGACAATTCTTTTGGTTGAGCAAAATGCTTACAGTGCTCTTAAAATAGCGGATTACGCGTACATCATGAAAAATGGTCGAATAGTTTTCGAAGGTTATCCAAAAGATCTTTTGAAAGACAAAACAATAGTTGAAAAATACCTGGGAGGCTGA
- a CDS encoding branched-chain amino acid ABC transporter permease, giving the protein MFLNRLILGLSVGSVYSLVALGIVTIYKTTGLMNFAFGNMAMFMTYVAYTFVSLRINPIIALLLVLPISAVFGYAVERFTLRPIRHLSHASMLIVTLGLLMILEGLSTQIWGTQYKGFPELVSGTPIILRGVFGIVVFRRQDILIFSILGLVSLIFYLLLNHTKLGISIKAVSENETAAQIVGINPGKTFSWAWMIGTMLGTVVAILAAPRTYVSPTMMLFYQIQGFTAAVLGGFDSFLGAVVGGLALGVIENLIGGYIGNEFKTSFSLLLIIAILLIRPEGFFGSREIRRV; this is encoded by the coding sequence ATGTTTTTGAATCGGTTGATTTTGGGCTTATCGGTTGGATCAGTCTACTCTCTAGTTGCGCTGGGTATAGTCACGATATATAAAACAACTGGTTTGATGAACTTTGCCTTTGGAAACATGGCAATGTTCATGACCTACGTTGCCTATACCTTCGTTAGCCTTAGGATCAATCCAATAATCGCTTTGCTATTGGTGTTACCGATTTCCGCTGTTTTTGGCTATGCAGTGGAGCGATTCACCTTAAGACCAATAAGACATCTTTCTCACGCTTCAATGCTTATAGTTACTCTTGGGTTGTTGATGATCCTTGAAGGGCTTTCAACTCAAATTTGGGGGACTCAATACAAAGGTTTTCCGGAACTTGTTAGTGGTACACCAATCATATTGAGGGGAGTCTTTGGAATAGTTGTTTTTCGAAGACAAGATATACTGATCTTTTCAATTCTCGGTTTGGTAAGTTTGATTTTCTATCTGCTTTTAAATCACACCAAACTTGGAATTTCCATAAAGGCTGTTTCGGAAAACGAAACGGCGGCTCAGATCGTTGGTATAAATCCCGGAAAAACCTTTTCTTGGGCTTGGATGATCGGTACGATGCTTGGCACAGTGGTCGCAATCCTAGCAGCTCCGAGAACCTATGTTTCGCCAACAATGATGTTGTTTTATCAAATACAAGGTTTTACAGCCGCAGTCTTAGGGGGATTTGATAGTTTCCTTGGAGCCGTGGTTGGAGGACTTGCCCTCGGTGTCATTGAAAATCTGATTGGCGGATACATAGGAAACGAATTTAAAACTTCTTTCTCTCTGCTCTTGATAATTGCCATTCTGCTAATACGTCCAGAAGGTTTCTTTGGAAGTCGCGAGATCAGGAGAGTGTAG
- a CDS encoding alpha/beta fold hydrolase, with product MMKLLTLLLLVLLPFVFGTSKFILTILNLTMIHAIAAVGLNLIMGYTGQVSIGHAAFMSIGAYTSALLAMKLSIPLALSIPIAVLVSGIFGFIFGFPSLRLTGFYLAITTMGFAVAVEQLLGAWKDLTKGHIGLRGVPKLGSELFNYYVILAVVVLCFYAFTKLTSHKTGRALKAIRENPLVARVFGINLTKYKLLAFTVGSAFAGLAGALYAHEIGYLAPSVFGLGKSLELLAIVVVGGMGLAVGPFFGSVVYTVLPFLFSRSGISLSIIFGIILIATVLFMPRGIAYYAQNFWLKYGELPVIFLKRRKKSKEGYFVQLPFGKLHCVEEGQGEKVLLCIHGNFGSWRWFKPLMEELKDRYRFLAVDLPNFGDSSRTKSSLEFYAEAVKQCWTCQLKKENCTNKKWK from the coding sequence ATGATGAAGTTGTTGACTTTGTTGCTGCTCGTGCTTTTGCCATTTGTATTTGGAACCAGCAAATTTATCCTCACAATCTTGAATTTGACGATGATCCATGCCATAGCAGCTGTGGGGTTGAATTTGATAATGGGTTACACCGGGCAAGTTTCAATAGGACATGCTGCATTTATGAGCATCGGTGCTTATACCTCGGCTTTGCTGGCGATGAAACTTTCTATTCCACTTGCACTCAGTATTCCAATTGCCGTTTTAGTCTCTGGAATCTTTGGTTTTATCTTTGGCTTTCCATCTCTAAGACTAACAGGTTTTTACCTTGCCATAACAACGATGGGATTTGCAGTTGCCGTTGAACAGCTACTTGGAGCATGGAAAGATTTAACCAAAGGTCACATTGGTCTTAGAGGCGTACCAAAACTTGGTTCAGAATTGTTCAACTATTATGTCATACTCGCTGTTGTCGTGTTGTGCTTTTATGCGTTTACAAAACTTACAAGTCACAAAACCGGTAGAGCCTTGAAAGCCATAAGGGAAAATCCGTTGGTTGCGAGAGTTTTTGGAATAAATCTGACCAAGTACAAGTTGCTTGCTTTTACCGTTGGTTCTGCTTTTGCAGGTCTGGCCGGTGCTTTGTACGCTCACGAGATAGGATATCTTGCCCCTTCAGTTTTTGGACTTGGTAAATCTTTGGAACTACTTGCAATAGTCGTTGTAGGTGGAATGGGTTTAGCAGTTGGTCCGTTTTTTGGATCGGTGGTTTACACTGTTTTGCCATTTTTGTTCAGCAGAAGCGGTATATCGCTTTCGATAATCTTTGGAATCATTTTGATAGCAACCGTTCTTTTCATGCCCAGAGGAATTGCATATTATGCACAAAACTTTTGGCTCAAATACGGTGAACTTCCCGTGATATTTTTGAAGCGAAGAAAGAAGAGCAAGGAAGGATATTTCGTTCAACTTCCTTTTGGAAAACTTCACTGTGTTGAAGAAGGACAAGGTGAAAAAGTTTTGCTTTGCATACACGGTAATTTTGGATCTTGGCGATGGTTCAAACCGTTGATGGAAGAACTGAAAGACAGATACAGATTTTTAGCCGTCGATCTGCCAAATTTTGGGGATTCTTCAAGGACAAAATCTTCGCTTGAATTTTACGCTGAGGCCGTAAAGCAATGTTGGACCTGTCAACTTAAGAAGGAAAATTGCACTAATAAGAAATGGAAATAG
- a CDS encoding alpha/beta fold hydrolase — protein sequence MDQMNLKKVVVIGHSLGGAVAMLFALKYPEMVEKLILVAPCPVDGLPTPTENLPYLALYKTSRTLLKRSIRGLLPTLKDKKFLEALADDALKMNPDSIYPHVEELGKFNVVDLVKNNFVPTIIVFGDMDPLLTYSQMEKTAKTLGAKLAVLNGVGHTPFVEKTDLFVQIIEDFLGGA from the coding sequence TTGGACCAGATGAATCTTAAAAAAGTTGTGGTAATTGGACATTCCCTAGGTGGAGCCGTTGCGATGTTGTTTGCCTTGAAATACCCAGAAATGGTTGAAAAACTGATACTTGTAGCCCCATGCCCAGTTGATGGTTTACCAACTCCCACAGAAAACCTGCCGTACCTTGCGTTGTACAAAACCAGCAGAACGCTTTTGAAACGTTCCATAAGAGGACTTTTGCCCACGCTGAAAGATAAAAAATTCTTGGAAGCACTTGCCGACGACGCTTTGAAGATGAACCCAGACAGTATTTATCCGCATGTCGAAGAGCTTGGTAAATTCAACGTCGTTGACCTTGTAAAAAACAATTTTGTTCCCACAATAATTGTTTTTGGCGATATGGATCCACTTCTAACCTACTCGCAGATGGAAAAGACAGCCAAAACTTTAGGTGCAAAGCTTGCGGTTTTAAACGGTGTAGGTCATACTCCTTTTGTGGAAAAAACAGATTTGTTCGTGCAAATAATTGAAGATTTTCTGGGAGGTGCATAA
- a CDS encoding 3-oxoacyl-ACP synthase III family protein yields the protein MKYAKIISSGIYVPKRKMTNKEFEELTHFQIDPYFSEQIGITHRYISDETETPTYMAAEAAKKALARISMKPEEIDLIIVGTDTPEAISPPDAARVQYLIGASKAEPLAFNVNASCANGALLLDIASRYIALGDYRNVLVIGVYAMTKFLSWKYSWEALFSDGAGALILTADDKPGYLGSVSRCDGSWWYNWGIYMGAGTMNLNGFERGLHKLDLRAAYPATVNEEGWPILINKLMEKCNFTKEEIGMIFFTQVRKKTIITVMEKLQLPVEKAHMVMDKFGYTGSACVYMAYDDAFEQGKLKDMEGKVIIFLTSGVGFQQVAVAFRG from the coding sequence GTGAAGTACGCCAAGATAATTTCCTCGGGAATTTACGTGCCAAAAAGAAAAATGACCAACAAGGAATTTGAGGAATTGACGCACTTTCAAATCGATCCTTACTTTTCCGAACAAATAGGTATCACGCATCGCTACATTTCCGATGAAACTGAAACGCCTACCTATATGGCAGCCGAAGCGGCAAAGAAGGCTTTGGCAAGGATATCGATGAAACCTGAGGAGATCGATTTGATAATCGTTGGAACTGATACGCCTGAAGCTATTTCACCACCAGATGCTGCAAGAGTTCAGTACCTTATAGGAGCAAGTAAAGCTGAACCTTTGGCGTTCAATGTGAACGCATCGTGTGCCAACGGAGCTCTTCTTTTGGATATAGCCTCAAGGTACATAGCCTTGGGAGACTACAGGAATGTGCTTGTAATAGGTGTTTATGCTATGACGAAATTTCTCAGCTGGAAATACTCCTGGGAAGCTCTCTTTTCCGATGGAGCGGGTGCTTTGATCCTAACAGCCGACGATAAACCTGGATATCTTGGAAGCGTTTCAAGATGCGATGGAAGTTGGTGGTACAACTGGGGTATTTACATGGGTGCTGGAACGATGAATTTGAATGGCTTTGAAAGAGGTCTTCACAAACTCGATCTTCGCGCAGCTTATCCAGCTACCGTTAACGAAGAAGGTTGGCCTATTTTGATAAACAAGTTGATGGAAAAGTGCAATTTCACCAAGGAAGAAATTGGTATGATTTTCTTCACTCAAGTTCGCAAGAAAACCATAATTACTGTTATGGAAAAACTACAGCTTCCTGTTGAAAAAGCACACATGGTTATGGACAAGTTTGGTTACACTGGATCAGCTTGTGTTTACATGGCTTACGATGATGCTTTCGAACAGGGGAAACTGAAGGATATGGAAGGAAAAGTCATTATCTTTCTAACATCGGGAGTTGGATTTCAACAGGTTGCAGTTGCTTTTAGGGGGTGA